One Euphorbia lathyris chromosome 1, ddEupLath1.1, whole genome shotgun sequence DNA segment encodes these proteins:
- the LOC136210536 gene encoding scarecrow-like protein 6, whose amino-acid sequence MSGMPFHLQGKGGLEFDIPICFQQQTWKLKQQQQQEQLNNFVTTEPTSVLHMRRSPSPPTSASTLSSSFNGGGGGGNSTDNTTNTDKVERKDEWATLQPIPTGLERCGLGLEDWENMLSEPNQEQSLLRWIAGDVDESFGLRQLLQAGNNPADFEGNGGGGGGGGLGIVDHGPVFEAMSGIGGSNLNGLVSLSPPSSSAELVNHKSVGLGINQNHPIFGSPTTNSVSGLPPGMVFHQIETSEEKPQIFNPQVLMNQQHSHLPHSQNPNFFMPLQESHLLQPQSKRHNTTGMDSMPQMIPKLPFSDPGSELLLRKHHQQHQQQQQQHLGVPQGVQFLHPHLHQKPMVVKKEEIGGQQQHQHQQQQQYQHALLDQLYKAAELVGTGNFSHAQGILARLNQQLSPIGKPLHRAAFYFKEALQLLLLTNSNPVSALPARSPTPFDVIFKMGAYKVFSEVSPLIQFVNFTCNQALLEALGDADRIHIVDFDIGFGAQWASFMQELPRNRGTPSLKITAFASPSTHHPVEILLMRENLTQFANDNGISFELDVVNFDSLDQNCYSLPIFRSNENEAVAVNFPVWCSSSQPLSLPSLLRFVKQLSPKIVVSLDRGCDRTDLPFPQHILHALQSYIHLLESLDAVNVASDAVNKIEKFLLQPRIESTVLGRLNAPDKMPNWKTIFASAGFTPVTFSNFSETQAECVVKRTPVRGFHVEKRQALLVLCWQRRELISASAWRC is encoded by the coding sequence ATGAGTGGGATGCCCTTTCATTTGCAGGGGAAGGGGGGTTTAGAATTTGATATACCTATTTGTTTTCAGCAGCAAACTTGGAAGctcaaacaacaacaacaacaggaGCAACTTAATAACTTTGTGACCACAGAGCCGACTTCAGTTCTTCATATGAGAAGAAGTCCAAGCCCACCTACATCGGCTTCAACTCTCTCTTCATCCTTCAACGGAGGCGGCGGCGGCGGAAACTCCACCGACAACACCACCAACACCGATAAAGTGGAAAGAAAGGATGAATGGGCAACATTGCAACCTATACCTACTGGTTTAGAAAGATGTGGGCTTGGCTTAGAAGACTGGGAGAACATGCTTTCAGAACCCAACCAGGAGCAGTCATTGCTCAGGTGGATCGCCGGGGATGTGGATGAGTCTTTTGGGTTACGGCAACTTTTGCAGGCTGGGAATAATCCGGCGGATTTTGAAGGCAATGGCGGTGGCGGTGGTGGTGGGGGGTTAGGGATTGTTGACCATGGACCTGTTTTTGAAGCTATGAGTGGAATTGGGGGTTCTAATTTGAATGGTTTAGTTTCTCTTTCTCCTCCATCATCTTCTGCTGAGTTAGTAAATCATAAAAGTGTTGGATTAGGAATTAATCAGAATCATCCAATTTTTGGTTCTCCAACTACTAACAGTGTTTCTGGTTTGCCTCCTGGTATGGTTTTTCATCAAATTGAAACTTCTGAGGAAAAACCCCAAATTTTTAATCCACAGGTGTTGATGAACCAGCAACATTCTCATCTTCCCCACAGTCAAAACCCTAACTTTTTCATGCCATTACAAGAAAGTCATCTCCTACAGCCCCAATCCAAGCGCCATAACACTACTGGCATGGACTCAATGCCTCAGATGATCCCCAAGCTTCCATTTTCGGACCCCGGGAGCGAGTTACTGCTAAGAAAACACCACCAGCAacaccagcagcagcagcaacagCACCTGGGTGTTCCACAAGGGGTTCAATTTCTTCATCCACATCTTCATCAGAAGCCAATGGTGgtgaaaaaagaagaaattgGAGGCCAGCAGCAACACCAGCACCAGCAACAGCAGCAGTACCAACATGCGTTGCTGGACCAGCTCTACAAGGCAGCTGAGCTGGTAGGGACTGGGAATTTCTCACACGCGCAAGGGATATTGGCGCGGCTCAATCAACAGCTCTCCCCAATTGGAAAGCCACTCCATAGGGCAGCTTTCTACTTCAAGGAGGCTCTGCAATTGCTCCTTCTCACTAATAGTAACCCAGTTTCTGCCCTCCCGGCTCGGAGCCCTACCCCATTTGATGTAATCTTCAAAATGGGTGCATACAAAGTCTTCTCAGAAGTCTCTCCGCTTATCCAATTTGTTAACTTTACCTGTAATCAAGCCCTTCTGGAAGCCCTCGGTGATGCTGACAGAATCCATATAGTTGATTTTGATATTGGTTTTGGTGCTCAATGGGCTTCTTTTATGCAGGAACTTCCTCGGAATAGAGGCACTCCTTCATTGAAAATCACTGCTTTTGCTTCTCCTTCAACTCATCATCCTGTTGAGATTCTCCTAATGCGCGAAAACTTGACTCAATTTGCTAATGATAATGGTATAAGTTTCGAACTTGATGTTGTTAACTTTGATTCCTTGGATCAAAACTGTTATTCACTTCCCATTTTTCGATCAAACGAAAATGAGGCTGTGGCTGTGAATTTCCCTGTTTGGTGCTCCTCAAGTCAACCGTTGTCATTGCCTTCTCTGCTTCGTTTTGTGAAGCAGCTTTCACCAAAGATTGTTGTGTCTTTGGACAGAGGATGTGACCGAACAGACCTTCCATTCCCGCAACATATCCTCCACGCTCTCCAATCATATATCCATCTATTGGAATCATTGGATGCTGTTAATGTGGCTTCTGATGCTGTAAACAAGATAGAAAAGTTTCTGCTCCAGCCGAGGATTGAGAGTACAGTATTGGGGCGACTCAATGCACCCGACAAAATGCCTAATTGGAAGACAATATTTGCTTCTGCTGGGTTTACCCCTGTAACTTTTAGCAACTTTTCCGAAACTCAGGCAGAATGTGTTGTAAAGAGGACACCGGTGAGGGGATTTCATGTGGAGAAGCGGCAAGCTTTGCTCGTGCTATGTTGGCAGCGTCGAGAGCTTATATCAGCTTCCGCGTGGAGGTGCTGA